In a genomic window of Nyctibius grandis isolate bNycGra1 chromosome 4, bNycGra1.pri, whole genome shotgun sequence:
- the APIP gene encoding methylthioribulose-1-phosphate dehydratase, with protein sequence MATGANERDAAQEKLHPRNLIPELCRLFYGLGWVTGTGGGISLKHGNEIYIAPSGVQKERIQPEDMFVCDMNEQDISGPPPHKKLKKSQCTPLFMNAYTMRGAGAVIHTHSKAAVMATLLYPGSEFSITHQEMIKGIQKCTSGGYYRYDDALVVPIIENTPEEKDLKERMAHAMEKYPDSCAVLVRRHGVYVWGETWEKAKTMCECYDYLFDIAVQMKQHGLDPSKHPAGENGIL encoded by the exons ATGGCGACCGGCGCCAACGAGCGCGACGCTGCGCAG gagAAGTTACATCCAAGAAATCTTATCCCAGAGCTTTGTAGACTGTTTTATGGTTTAGGCTGGGTAACAGGAACTGGTGGAGGAATCAGCTTGAAACATGG GAATGAAATCTACATTGCTCCTTCAGGAGTCCAGAAGGAAAGAATACAG CCAGAAGATATGTTCGTTTGTGACATGAACGAACAGGACATCAGTGGTCCTCCACCACAcaagaaactaaagaaaagcCAGTGCACACCTCTTTTTATGAATGCCTACACTATGAGAG GGGCAGGCGCAGTGATCCATACTCATTCTAAGGCTGCTGTTATGGCTACCCTTCTTTACCCAGGGAGTGAGTTCAGTATTACCCATCAGGAGATGATAAAAGGAATCCAGAAGTGTACTTCAGGAGGCTATTACCG atatgATGATGCACTGGTGGTTCCCATTATTGAGAATACACCAGAAGAGAAGGATCTCAAGGAAAGAATGGCACATGCAATGGAAAAATACCCGGACTCTTGTGCTGTATTGGTCAGACGTCATGGCGTTTACGTATGGGGAGAAACATGGGAAAAAGCCAAAACTAT GTGTGAATGTTATGATTACTTGTTTGATATCGCAGTGCAGATGAAGCAGCATGGGCTAGATCCTTCAAAACATCCAGCAGGAGAAAACGGGATCTTGTAA